A single window of Stigmatopora nigra isolate UIUO_SnigA chromosome 20, RoL_Snig_1.1, whole genome shotgun sequence DNA harbors:
- the LOC144213299 gene encoding voltage-gated potassium channel subunit beta-2-like isoform X1: MFAGRVPATAGKGAKFSVEELYGFTKKNKVTRGNNGKTDGRKDIREKDQSMLASHILEAAKGVMERRRLEIYMRECDVTMEDSGMIYRTLGKSGLRVSCLGLGTWVTFGSQISDEMAENVLTVAYDNGINLFDTAEVYASGRAETTLGNILEKKGWRRSSYVVTTKIYWGGPAETERGLSRKHIIEGKQMFIFKNQIYSKAKMEICVSGLRGSLARLKLDYVDIVFAHRSDVHSPMEEVVRAMTFVIDRGMAMYWGTSRWNAMEIMEAYAIARQFNLVPPVCEQAEYHYFQRDQVELHIPELYHKIGIGAVTWSPLACGLLTGKYEGGVPANSRAAIEGHSWLKERLFSDEGKQQLGKVKELHLLSQRLGCTPAQLAIAWCLRSQGVSSVLLGVSRTEQLTENLGSIQVLSQLTPGIVEEMDMLLGNKPEKHKKGGK; encoded by the exons ATGTTTGCGGGCCGGGTGCCGGCCACGGCGGGAAAGGGCGCCAAGTTTTCCGTGGAGGAGTTGTACGGTTTCACTAAAAAGAACAAAGTAACCAGAGGGAATAACGGGAAAACGGATGGACGGAAGGATATTAGGGAGAAAGACCAATCCATGTTGGCGTCTCACATCTTGGAGGCGGCAAAGGGGGTGATGGAGAGGCGGCGCTTGGAAATCTACATGAGGGAATGCGACGTTACCATGGAGGACAGTGGCATGATTTACAG GACTCTTGGTAAATCTGGACTGCGAGTCTCCTGCCTGGGACTGG gAACATGGGTGACGTTTGGCTCTCAGATTTCAGATGAG ATGGCGGAGAATGTGTTGACCGTGGCGTACGACAATGGCATCAACTTGTTTGACACGGCTGAAGTCTACGCATCTGGCAG GGCCGAGACCACTTTGGGGAACATTCTGGAGAAGAAAGGTTGGAG GAGGTCCAGCTACGTGGTGACGACAAAAATATACTGGGGTGGACC GGCGGAGACGGAGCGAGGGTTGTCACGGAAACATATCATCGAAGgtaaacaaatgtttatttttaaaaatcaaatatatagcAAAGCTAAGATGGAAATATGTGTTTCAGGGCTTCGCGGTTCTTTAGCCAGGCTGAAGCTGGACTATGTGGACATCGTCTTCGCCCATAGGAGTGACGTCCACTCGCCCATGGAGG AGGTGGTTCGAGCAATGACCTTTGTGATCGATCGGGGCATGGCTATGTACTGGGGCACCTCGCGCTGGAACGCCATGGAGATCATG GAAGCTTACGCCATCGCTCGCCAGTTCAATCTGGTCCCCCCCGTATGTGAGCAGGCCGAGTATCACTACTTCCAACGGGATCAAGTAGAACTCCACATTCCTGAACTCTACCACAAGATCG GTATCGGGGCTGTGACGTGGTCGCCGTTAGCCTGCGGCTTGCTAACGGGAAAATACGAGGGTGGCGTTCCGGCGAATTCCAGAGCTGCAATTGAG GGACACTCGTGGCTAAAAGAGCGGCTGTTTAGCGACGAGGGCAAGCAACAGCTGGGCAAAGTCAAAGAGCTACACCTGCTATCCCAAAGGCTGGGCTGTACGCCCGCCCAGCTGGCTATCG CCTGGTGTCTGCGGAGCCAAGGAGTAAGTTCGGTTCTCCTGGGAGTTTCCCGTACTGAGCAACTGACGGAGAACCTGGGCTCCATCCAG GTTCTGTCGCAGCTGACTCCGGGTATTGTGGAGGAGATGGATATGTTGCTAGGCAACAAACCTGAGAAGCATAAGAAGGGAGGAAAGTAG
- the LOC144213882 gene encoding 7SK snRNA methylphosphate capping enzyme-like yields MMSLDKSEKVSLGRPPSNGQSALAAPPQRLPRKRYSVGVAFKRPAKRRRRAQRDSQMEHLLPSHFLLGGNIFDPLNLNSLLEEDVNRVTNQTTPKCSPLPSRSRDPVDILVPRDMTDPLNLKGEGKRGEEVDGVLLSPLKSRRRHRNHHGGDKDAVTRPIFPSSDGLTVPASSREGAVSPLPCELNTAITCREDVALPPILPRRHSHPPLSSTRKSGERRRRGRRRTTSLRLEAAQGSEAAQRLEADQGAEAVQGAEAAHFRTPRPGPERCPPKPPREKDKRRYRFGNCCRYYGYHGLYGNGWEGRIGPAEDPRFRLLRGDWFREKKVLDVGCGAGHLALAVARTFHPTHVLGVELDGRLVRAARQNIRHFLSHDLAEQERRRRSSPTSQGEPKKDDEAVRLLAFPLSLRVCRGPLAAPPLVPARGFPNNITFIQGDYVSEQEAWPGRGRYDVILCLGVTKWVHLHTGDQGVSRLFRRAYQSLSPGGLFILEPQPWPRYARGAKTSPTAYRHYKSLQVRPEHFTSYLTENVGFSSYRLLTRAGEKRPIYLFRKKPAPTAT; encoded by the exons ATGATGTCACTGGACAAGTCAGAAAAGGTCTCCCTTGGCCGACCCCCAAGTAATGGCCAAAGCGCCCTGGCGGCGCCCCCTCAGCGCCTCCCCAGGAAGCGATACTCGGTGGGCGTCGCCTTCAAACGCCCGGccaagcggcggcggcgtgccCAGAGGGACTCTCAAATGGAGCACTTGCTCCCAAGCCACTTCCTATTAGGTGGGAACATCTTTGACCCACTTAACTTAAACTCCTTGTTGGAAGAAGACGTCAACAG GGTGACCAATCAGACGACTCCAAAGTGTTCGCCCCTGCCGTCCCGGAGCAGGGACCCCGTGGACATCTTGGTTCCAAGAGATATGACGGACCCTTTGAACCTGAAAGGGGAGGGAAAACGAGGCGAGGAGGTCGATGGCGTCCTGTTGTCCCCGCTCAAGTCCAGGAGGAGACACAGGAACCACCATGGGGGCGACAAGGATGCGGTTACCCGTCCCATATTTCCCTCCAGTGATGGACTGACTG TCCCAGCGTCGTCCAGAGAGGGCGCTGTTTCTCCTCTACCCTGTGAACTCAACACGGCCATCACCTGCCGAGAGGACGTCGCCCTCCCCCCGATTCTTCCCAGGAGACACTCGCACCCTCCCCTCAGCTCCACGCGCAAATCCGGCGAGCGACGGCGAAGGGGTCGAAGGCGGACGACCTCGCTGCGGTTGGAGGCGGCCCAGGGGTCCGAGGCAGCCCAGAGATTGGAGGCGGATCAGGGGGCGGAGGCGGTCCAGGGGGCGGAGGCGGCCCACTTCCGAACGCCGCGACCGGGACCAGAAAG GTGTCCGCCCAAGCCTCCCCGAGAGAAGGACAAACGCCGCTATCGCTTCGGCAACTGTTGCCGCTACTATGGCTACCACGGTCTGTACGGGAACGGCTGGGAAGGACGCATCGGACCCGCCGAGGACCCGCGCTTCCGTCTCCTTCGAGGCGATTGGTTCCGGGAGAAGAAGGTCCTGGATGTGGGTTGTGGTGCCGGTCACCTGGCTCTCGCCGTGGCCCGCACCTTCCACCCCACGCACGTCCTGGGGGTGGAGCTGGACGGGCGACTGGTACGCGCCGCCAGGCAGAACATCAGACACTTCCTATCGCACGATCTGGCGGAGCAAGAGCGCAGGCGCCGGTCCTCGCCGACTTCCCAGGGAGAGCCAAAAAAGGATGACGAGGCCGTTCGCCTCCTGGCTTTCCCGCTATCGCTGCGGGTGTGTCGGGGTCCGCTAGCCGCTCCCCCTCTGGTCCCGGCCCGCGGATTTCCCAACAACATCACCTTCATCCAG GGGGACTACGTGTCAGAGCAGGAGGCGTGGCCAGGGCGAGGTCGCTATGATGTCATCCTATGCCTGGGCGTGACCAAGTGGGTGCACTTGCACACCGGAGACCAGGGTGTGTCCAGACTCTTCCGGCGAGCCTATCAGAGCCTGTCGCCCGGAGGCTTGTTCATCCTGGAGCCACAGCCGTGGCCGCGCTATGCTCGCGGCGCCAAGACTTCG CCGACCGCGTACCGTCACTACAAGAGTCTACAAGTGAGACCAGAGCACTTCACGTCCTACTTGACGGAAAATGTGGGCTTTAGTTCTTACAGACTTCTCACACGGGCCG gtGAGAAGAGGCCTATCTACCTGTTCCGTAAGAAGCCGGCCCCTACGGCCACCTGA
- the trappc1 gene encoding trafficking protein particle complex subunit 1 produces MVNKMTVYNVYIFDRNGKCLYYTEWNRKKQAGISKDEEYKLMYGMLFSIRSFVSKMSPLDLKEGFQSFQTSRYRLHYLETASGLKFVINTDLSVNNAREALQHIYSNLYVENIVKNPTCVSGNTLDSELFSTRLDAYVRGLPYYGPRTS; encoded by the exons ATGGTAAACAAG ATGACGGTTTATAACGTGTATATATTTGACCGAAATGGAAAGTGTCTTTATTATACTGAGTGGAACCGTAAGAAGCAAGCTGGCATCTCTAAGGATGAG GAGTATAAGCTGATGTACGGAATGTTATTCTCCATCCGCTCATTTGTCAGCAAGATGTCTCCTTTGGACTT GAAGGAAGGCTTCCAGTCCTTCCAGACCAGCCGCTACCGTCTTCACTACTTAGAAACCGCCAGTGGACTCAAGTTTGTCATCAACACTGACCTGTCCGTCAACAACGCCCGAGAGGCCCTGCAGCACATCTACAGCAAC CTGTACGTGGAGAACATTGTGAAGAACCCAACGTGCGTCTCAGGTAACACTTTGGACAGCGAGCTCTTCAGCACACGCTTGGACGCTTATGTTAGAGGTTTACCGTATTACGGTCCACGCACGTCTTGA
- the LOC144213299 gene encoding voltage-gated potassium channel subunit beta-3-like isoform X2 produces MAENVLTVAYDNGINLFDTAEVYASGRAETTLGNILEKKGWRRSSYVVTTKIYWGGPAETERGLSRKHIIEGLRGSLARLKLDYVDIVFAHRSDVHSPMEGSPRLPVRAEVVRAMTFVIDRGMAMYWGTSRWNAMEIMEAYAIARQFNLVPPVCEQAEYHYFQRDQVELHIPELYHKIGIGAVTWSPLACGLLTGKYEGGVPANSRAAIEGHSWLKERLFSDEGKQQLGKVKELHLLSQRLGCTPAQLAIAWCLRSQGVSSVLLGVSRTEQLTENLGSIQVLSQLTPGIVEEMDMLLGNKPEKHKKGGK; encoded by the exons ATGGCGGAGAATGTGTTGACCGTGGCGTACGACAATGGCATCAACTTGTTTGACACGGCTGAAGTCTACGCATCTGGCAG GGCCGAGACCACTTTGGGGAACATTCTGGAGAAGAAAGGTTGGAG GAGGTCCAGCTACGTGGTGACGACAAAAATATACTGGGGTGGACC GGCGGAGACGGAGCGAGGGTTGTCACGGAAACATATCATCGAAG GGCTTCGCGGTTCTTTAGCCAGGCTGAAGCTGGACTATGTGGACATCGTCTTCGCCCATAGGAGTGACGTCCACTCGCCCATGGAGGGTTCG CCGCGGCTACCTGTGCGCGCAGAGGTGGTTCGAGCAATGACCTTTGTGATCGATCGGGGCATGGCTATGTACTGGGGCACCTCGCGCTGGAACGCCATGGAGATCATG GAAGCTTACGCCATCGCTCGCCAGTTCAATCTGGTCCCCCCCGTATGTGAGCAGGCCGAGTATCACTACTTCCAACGGGATCAAGTAGAACTCCACATTCCTGAACTCTACCACAAGATCG GTATCGGGGCTGTGACGTGGTCGCCGTTAGCCTGCGGCTTGCTAACGGGAAAATACGAGGGTGGCGTTCCGGCGAATTCCAGAGCTGCAATTGAG GGACACTCGTGGCTAAAAGAGCGGCTGTTTAGCGACGAGGGCAAGCAACAGCTGGGCAAAGTCAAAGAGCTACACCTGCTATCCCAAAGGCTGGGCTGTACGCCCGCCCAGCTGGCTATCG CCTGGTGTCTGCGGAGCCAAGGAGTAAGTTCGGTTCTCCTGGGAGTTTCCCGTACTGAGCAACTGACGGAGAACCTGGGCTCCATCCAG GTTCTGTCGCAGCTGACTCCGGGTATTGTGGAGGAGATGGATATGTTGCTAGGCAACAAACCTGAGAAGCATAAGAAGGGAGGAAAGTAG
- the LOC144213881 gene encoding disks large homolog 4-like encodes MPPKRDDTQRALQLMEACADGVKGREAEKLLHVFQSDLFQALLDIQEFYELAVCESQSASPPATPVQKYRYHDDDEDDRQSPGNVTEGHAPEFPRAHLDTLAPHAAITMNGSEGELEYEEITLERGNSGLGFSIAGGTDNPHVGDDPSIFITKIIPGGAAAQDGRLRVNDSIVFVNDVDVREVTHSIAVEALKEAGPVVRLYVLRRRPLAEQVAKIKLMKGPKGLGFSIAGGIGNQHVPGDNSIYVTKIIEGGAAQRDGRLQIGDKILAVNHLSLEDVLHEDAVAALKNTGEVVYLKVATPASHYIHPSERFSPPDLTGSYMEPEYMCDYPQALPPPSPRRYSPVRRGTMGEDDYGREPRRVCVQRGASGLGFNIVGGEDGEGIFISFILAGGPADLSGELQKGDQILSVNGVDLRFATHEQAAAALKNAGQNVTIVTQYRPEEYSRFEAKIHDLREQMMNSSPGTLRANRSFYVRALFDYDKTWDCGVLSQALDFNFGEVLHVIDSSDDEWWQARRINQQGELEELGYIPSKHRVERKEWSRMKTQGLVQSYEAVAQTEVDYARPVIVLGPTKDRVNDDLLTDFPDKFGSCVPHTTRPRRDYEVDGRDYHFVSSREQMERDIQSHHFIEAGQYNSHLYGTSVQSVRQVARQGKHCILDVSANAVRRLQAAQLHPIAIFIRPRSLENVLDLNKRLSEDQAAKVLDRAVKMEQDFVECFTAIVHGDTFEEVYHQVKVVIEEQSGPYIWVVTRERL; translated from the exons ATGCCGCCCAAACGAGACG ATACTCAACGAGCGTTGCAGCTGATGGAGGCCTGTGCCGATGGGGTCAAAGGGAGGGAGGCAGAGAAACTGCTCCACGTCTTCCAGAGCGACTTGTTTCAGGCCTTGCTCg ACATCCAGGAGTTCTACGAGTTGGCGGTCTGCGAAAGCCAATCAGCAAGCCCCCCTGCAACACCTGTCCAG AAATACCGTTACCATGACGATGACGAGGACGACCGGCAGAGCCCCGGAAACGTGACCGAGGGACACGCCCCCGAGTTTCCGCGCGCACACCTGGACACGCTAGCACCGCACGCCGCCATCACC atgaacGGATCGGAAGGAGAACTGGAGTACGAGGAGATCACGTTGGAGAGG GGAAACTCCGGTTTGGGCTTCAGCATCGCCGGTGGAACCGATAACCCTCACGTTGGCGACGACCCCTCCATTTTCATCACCAAAATTATCCCCGGAGGAGCTGCCGCGCAAGATGGACGTCTAAG GGTGAACGACAGCATCGTATTCGTCAATGACGTGGACGTACGCGAGGTCACCCACTCCATAGCCGTGGAGGCCCTGAAGGAGGCGGGGCCCGTCGTCCGCCTCTACGTCCTGAGGCGGCGCCCGTTGGCCGAACAAGTCGCCAAGATTAAGCTGATGAAGGGGCCCAAAG GTCTGGGCTTCAGTATCGCCGGCGGGATCGGCAACCAACACGTCCCGGGGGACAACAGCATCTACGTCACCAAGATCATCGAAGGGGGCGCCGCGCAGAGGGACGGCCGCCTCCAGATCGGCGACAAGATCCTGGCC GTCAACCATTTATCCCTGGAGGACGTCCTGCACGAAGACGCCGTCGCGGCGCTCAAGAACACGGGCGAGGTGGTCTACCTGAAAGTGGCCACCCCCGCTTCCCATTACATTCATCCTTCCGAACGCTTTAGCCCCCCGGACCTCACTGGAT CCTACATGGAGCCGGAATACATGTGCGATTACCCGCAAGCCCtcccgccgccgtcgccgcggcGCTACTCGCCGGTCCGCCGCGGTACGATGGGAGAAGACGACTACGGCCGAGAACCCCGCCGTGTGTGCGTTCAGCGCGGCGCCAGCGGCCTGGGCTTCAACATCGTGGGTGGCGAGGACGGCGAAGGGATCTTCATCTCCTTCATCCTGGCCGGGGGGCCGGCGGACCTCAGTGGCGAACTCCAGAAGGGCGACCAGATCCTCAGC GTCAATGGCGTGGATCTCCGGTTCGCCACTCACGAACAGGCCGCGGCGGCTTTGAAGAACGCCGGCCAAAACGTGACCATCGTGACACAGTACAGGCCCGAGG AGTACAGCCGTTTCGAAGCCAAGATCCACGATCTACGCGAGCAGATGATGAACAGCTCGCCGGGAACACTGCGAGCCAATCGCAGCTTCTATGTCAG GGCCCTGTTCGACTATGACAAGACGTGGGACTGTGGCGTCTTGTCCCAAGCTCTGGACTTCAACTTCGGGGAAGTCCTCCACGTCATTGACAGCTCGGATGACGAATGGTGGCAGGCCAGGCGGATCAACCAGCAGGGGGAACTGGAGGAGCTGGGTTACATCCCATCCAAACACAG GGTGGAGAGGAAGGAGTGGTCCCGGATGAAGACTCAAG GCCTGGTGCAGAGCTACGAAGCAGTGGCACAGACCGAAG TCGACTACGCCCGACCCGTCATCGTTCTCGGACCCACCAAAGACCGGGTCAACGACGACCTGCTCACGGACTTCCCGGATAAGTTCGGCTCCTGCGTTCCCC ATACGACTCGTCCCCGCAGGGACTACGAGGTGGACGGACGCGACTACCACTTTGTGTCATCGCGTGAGCAGATGGAACGAGACATACAGTCGCATCACTTCATCGAGGCGGGACAGTACAACAGTCACCTGTACGGCACGTCGGTGCAGAGCGTCCGGCAGGTGGCCCGGCAG GGCAAGCACTGCATCCTGGACGTGTCGGCCAACGCGGTGAGGAGGCTGCAGGCCGCGCAGCTCCACCCCATCGCCATCTTTATCCGACCACGATCCCTAGAGAACGTCCT TGACCTCAACAAGCGACTATCAGAAGACCAGGCCGCCAAAGTCCTGGACCGCGCCGTCAAAATGGAACAGGACTTTGTAGAGTGCTTCACGG CCATCGTGCATGGGGACACCTTTGAGGAAGTCTACCACCAAGTCAAAGTGGTCATCGAGGAGCAGAGTGGTCCTTACATTTGGGTGGTGACCCGTGAGCGACTCTGA